The Equus quagga isolate Etosha38 chromosome 2, UCLA_HA_Equagga_1.0, whole genome shotgun sequence genome has a window encoding:
- the LOC124234503 gene encoding 40S ribosomal protein S10-like: MKNWIAIYELVLKETVMLPRRTSTCQSTPSWQERTCPIFMSPRPRGLSSHNATEETVCRRHFYWCLTNKGCQYLRDYHHLPPGVVCATLHHSHPETGRPGRKGWRASGPQDSPETSMDRLPSQQQNSTSEADVVVNLASQLRLEGIVLC, encoded by the coding sequence ATGAAGAACTGGATTGCCATTTATGAACTTGTTTTGAAGGAGACAGTCATGTTGCCAAGAAGGACGTCAACATGCCAAAGCACCCCAAGCTGGCAGGAAAGAACGTGCCCAATCTTCATGTCACCAAGGCCACGCGGTCTCTCAAGTCACAATGCTACTGAAGAAACGGTTTGCCGGAGGCATTTCTACTGGTGCCTCACCAACAAGGGTTGCCAGTATCTCCGTGATTACCACCATCTGCCCCCTGGGGTCGTGTGTGCCACCCTGCACCACAGCCATCCTGAGACTGGCAGGCCAGGCCGAAAGGGCTGGAGGGCGAGTGGCCCGCAGGACTCACCAGAGACATCCATGGACAGACTGCCGAGTCAGCAGCAGAATTCCACTTCAGAGGCAGATGTGGTAGTGAACCTGGCCAGCCAACTCAGGTTGGAGGGCATCGTTTTGTGTTGA